The following proteins come from a genomic window of Myroides odoratus DSM 2801:
- a CDS encoding DUF2004 domain-containing protein, whose product MIFRPDPYKRIYASIFPTSEDYFISIDFTIGADLTQYVLMVNLTSDLAIYYITMES is encoded by the coding sequence ATGATATTTCGGCCAGACCCGTACAAACGTATTTATGCTTCTATTTTTCCTACTTCGGAAGATTATTTTATTTCAATTGACTTTACTATTGGTGCGGATTTAACACAGTATGTATTAATGGTTAACTTGACCTCCGACCTTGCGATTTACTATATCACGATGGAGAGTTAA
- a CDS encoding ribose-phosphate diphosphokinase, whose translation MIILNNQSITTQEFPNKETKVKDFDALIQPNNLLEFTYTCDGDLIQLLFVKKRLDQDNVSCTLWINYMPYSRMDRKIEGDLFTLKYICEFVNSLNFKNVYVVEPHSSKTMELLENSIAIYPALSWLPTVMNELHFTANDRIVFPDKGAALRYENAGYDNYCVFDKTRNPQTGRIENMVLKKGTIPQSARCIIVDDLCSAGGTFLKAGAILKEMGASEIYLLVTHCESRVLTGNLLDETSLVEKVFTSTSMMNTEHPRIQYININPESYV comes from the coding sequence ATGATTATACTAAACAATCAATCGATAACAACGCAAGAGTTTCCAAATAAGGAAACGAAAGTAAAAGATTTTGATGCGTTAATTCAACCAAACAACTTGCTGGAATTTACGTATACCTGCGACGGAGATTTAATTCAGTTACTTTTTGTCAAAAAGAGATTAGATCAAGATAATGTATCGTGCACACTTTGGATCAATTATATGCCGTATAGTCGTATGGATCGAAAAATTGAAGGAGATTTATTTACCTTAAAATACATTTGCGAGTTCGTCAATAGTTTGAATTTTAAAAACGTATATGTTGTAGAGCCACATTCATCAAAAACAATGGAATTGTTAGAAAATAGCATCGCCATTTACCCCGCACTTTCTTGGTTGCCAACCGTGATGAACGAACTTCATTTTACAGCCAACGATCGCATTGTTTTTCCTGATAAAGGGGCAGCCTTGCGTTATGAAAATGCAGGTTACGACAATTATTGTGTTTTTGATAAAACGCGTAATCCACAAACAGGGCGCATTGAAAACATGGTACTCAAAAAAGGGACTATTCCACAAAGTGCGCGTTGTATCATTGTAGATGATTTGTGCTCTGCAGGTGGTACTTTCTTAAAAGCTGGCGCGATTTTAAAAGAAATGGGGGCAAGTGAAATATACTTGTTGGTAACACATTGTGAATCTCGCGTACTAACGGGCAATTTATTAGACGAAACTAGCCTTGTAGAAAAAGTATTTACAAGTACTTCTATGATGAATACGGAACATCCCAGAATACAATACATTAACATTAATCCAGAAAGCTATGTTTAA